The Nitrospira sp. KM1 genome includes a window with the following:
- the nagZ gene encoding beta-N-acetylhexosaminidase encodes MARLQFSSREKIGQLFMFGFMGTSVAPDLAEFIKEYKPGGIILFSRNLESVEQIVELTNDLQRHSPKSPLFISIDQEGGRVSRLPNGFTIFPACELLGRCNSSELTYAAAATIAKELKVVGINMNMAPVLDVNSNPDNPIIGDRAFGSTPDIVSEMAAVMAAGLQDNRVVACGKHFPGHGDTKADSHKELPVVEAAHERLEAVELPPFRRAVAAGIASIMTAHVLYRELDPQLPATLSHTIITGLLREELRYDGVVLSDDLEMRAIVDHHGMGDASVLALQAGCDTLLICKEREREVAAFEAIEKAVSSGIISTERLDQSVARIQRMKQRFLIPYKPAVLSDAKLVAGCRTHRALLHTMLQFKSRLDKRAIAKAV; translated from the coding sequence GTGGCACGTCTCCAATTCAGCTCTCGCGAGAAAATCGGCCAATTGTTCATGTTCGGCTTCATGGGGACCTCGGTGGCGCCCGATCTCGCCGAATTCATCAAAGAGTATAAGCCGGGAGGGATCATTCTCTTTTCCAGGAACCTGGAATCCGTTGAGCAAATCGTGGAACTGACGAATGACTTGCAGCGGCACAGTCCGAAATCTCCGCTTTTCATTTCCATCGATCAGGAGGGTGGACGAGTGTCCCGGCTGCCGAATGGGTTTACGATTTTCCCGGCATGCGAACTCCTCGGCCGGTGCAACTCGAGCGAGTTGACGTATGCGGCGGCCGCGACGATCGCCAAGGAATTGAAGGTAGTCGGGATCAACATGAATATGGCGCCGGTATTGGATGTCAACAGCAATCCGGACAATCCGATCATCGGAGATCGGGCGTTCGGATCCACACCGGACATCGTCAGCGAGATGGCGGCGGTCATGGCCGCCGGCCTCCAAGACAATCGTGTGGTCGCGTGTGGGAAACACTTCCCCGGCCACGGGGATACGAAGGCGGATTCCCATAAAGAATTACCGGTTGTCGAAGCCGCTCACGAACGGCTGGAGGCCGTCGAACTTCCTCCGTTCCGTCGTGCCGTGGCGGCAGGGATCGCATCGATCATGACCGCCCACGTACTGTACAGAGAGCTGGATCCGCAATTGCCGGCGACCCTGTCCCATACCATCATCACCGGTTTGCTCAGGGAGGAACTTCGCTATGACGGCGTCGTACTGAGCGATGACCTCGAAATGCGAGCGATCGTCGATCACCACGGAATGGGCGACGCATCGGTTCTTGCCTTGCAGGCAGGTTGCGACACGTTATTGATCTGCAAAGAGCGTGAACGAGAAGTTGCGGCCTTTGAAGCGATTGAAAAAGCGGTATCTTCGGGAATCATTTCAACGGAGCGACTGGATCAATCGGTGGCCAGGATTCAGCGCATGAAACAACGATTTCTCATTCCCTACAAACCCGCTGTTCTTTCGGACGCCAAGTTGGTTGCGGGCTGTCGCACGCATCGAGCCTTATTGCATACTATGCTGCAGTTTAAGTCCCGGCTCGATAAGAGGGCGATTGCCAAGGCGGTGTAG
- a CDS encoding phosphate-starvation-inducible PsiE family protein has protein sequence MRDRKEVMKRWCGIMEWLDRLGYLTAGFSLLLLGMLIFAHAWYVFAIKAGEFGLLPSGLKLLNDLLLVIILLELFRTVIRFLQTEVLDLEPYLAVGIIACTRRVLTASAELSHLPAMSETQFYQYLMDVGLNVMVIMVLVLGVFLIRKRPPQTPAPSH, from the coding sequence ATGCGAGATCGTAAAGAAGTCATGAAGCGTTGGTGCGGGATCATGGAGTGGCTGGACCGGCTCGGCTATTTGACCGCCGGATTCAGCTTGCTGCTCTTGGGAATGCTGATTTTTGCCCATGCCTGGTACGTGTTTGCAATCAAGGCTGGAGAATTCGGTTTGCTTCCTTCCGGCCTCAAGCTATTGAACGACCTCTTGCTCGTCATCATTCTTCTGGAGCTATTTCGGACCGTCATCCGATTTTTGCAAACCGAAGTACTGGACCTTGAGCCCTATCTTGCCGTCGGGATCATTGCTTGCACCAGACGTGTGTTGACGGCAAGCGCGGAGTTGTCACATCTACCGGCCATGAGCGAAACACAGTTCTATCAATATCTGATGGATGTCGGGCTAAACGTCATGGTGATCATGGTCTTGGTTTTGGGAGTGTTTCTGATCCGCAAACGTCCTCCCCAAACGCCCGCCCCTTCTCATTGA
- a CDS encoding amino acid permease, whose protein sequence is MRSAAASQQGTSGRSLVGRWFRTKSIEQILADAEQPAQRLKKTLTAWDLTCLGIGAIIGTGIFVLIGTAIVGDAHRPGAGPGIILSFILSGLTCALAALCYAEMSAVIPVAGSAYTFSYATLGELLAWLTGWNLILEYGVACVAVAIGWSGYFNNLLKLAGLELPYWATHPPGGSEGGIANIPAAVIVLLVTIILVVGVKESARVTGIVVVIKLAVIAFFIGIGSTSVDPANWTPFMPQGLGGVGAAAAIVFFAYIGFDAVSTAAEEAKNPKRDVPFGIIGSLVVCTILYIAVAAVLTGLVPVSQIDIHAPVAEALRVAGFKWGAAVIAVGAVAGITSVLVVMMLGQIRVFFAMSRDRLLGTSLSTVHPRFGTPHRATILTGLAVAFLSALIPIGEAADMTNIGTFFAFVLVCIGVIVLRYTKPDHPRPFRLPFMPIVPILAMLACLGLMWQLPALTWMRFGIWTIVGIAVYLGYGMKKSRLENLQAGHPLTTNSK, encoded by the coding sequence GTGCGATCAGCTGCGGCTTCCCAGCAAGGAACAAGCGGACGTTCGCTGGTCGGTCGATGGTTCCGTACCAAATCGATCGAGCAGATCCTCGCAGACGCGGAACAGCCCGCCCAACGTCTCAAGAAAACTCTGACTGCCTGGGACCTGACCTGTCTTGGCATAGGAGCGATCATCGGAACCGGTATTTTCGTTCTGATCGGAACGGCCATTGTGGGGGATGCCCATCGCCCAGGGGCTGGCCCCGGCATTATTCTATCTTTCATTTTATCGGGTCTGACCTGCGCGCTGGCAGCGCTGTGTTACGCCGAAATGTCCGCCGTGATTCCCGTGGCAGGAAGTGCCTACACCTTTTCCTATGCGACGCTTGGTGAATTGCTCGCCTGGCTGACCGGATGGAATCTGATCCTCGAGTACGGTGTGGCTTGTGTGGCAGTAGCGATCGGGTGGTCGGGGTATTTCAATAATCTACTCAAACTCGCAGGCTTGGAATTGCCCTACTGGGCCACTCATCCGCCGGGCGGATCAGAGGGCGGGATCGCGAACATTCCAGCAGCTGTGATCGTGCTGCTCGTTACGATCATTCTGGTCGTGGGTGTGAAAGAAAGTGCCAGAGTGACAGGCATCGTGGTCGTCATCAAGCTGGCAGTCATCGCGTTTTTTATCGGAATCGGCAGCACCTCCGTGGACCCAGCCAATTGGACCCCCTTCATGCCGCAAGGCCTCGGAGGAGTCGGGGCCGCCGCTGCAATTGTCTTCTTTGCCTACATTGGCTTCGATGCAGTGTCCACGGCAGCCGAAGAAGCGAAAAACCCCAAGCGAGACGTCCCGTTTGGCATCATCGGATCCCTGGTCGTCTGCACCATCCTCTACATTGCCGTCGCTGCCGTCCTAACCGGTTTGGTACCCGTGTCCCAGATCGACATCCATGCGCCCGTGGCAGAGGCGCTTCGCGTCGCCGGTTTTAAATGGGGAGCGGCTGTCATCGCCGTGGGCGCCGTTGCTGGGATTACCAGCGTCTTGGTCGTGATGATGCTGGGTCAGATTCGCGTGTTCTTCGCCATGTCTCGAGATAGGCTCCTGGGCACCTCCCTCTCCACAGTTCATCCGCGGTTTGGCACACCGCATCGGGCCACCATTCTCACCGGCCTGGCTGTGGCTTTTCTCTCCGCCCTGATTCCGATTGGTGAAGCCGCCGATATGACCAATATCGGTACGTTTTTCGCCTTCGTCCTCGTATGCATCGGTGTCATCGTTCTTCGTTATACGAAACCCGACCACCCACGCCCCTTTCGCCTGCCGTTCATGCCAATCGTACCAATCCTCGCAATGCTGGCCTGCCTGGGACTCATGTGGCAGCTGCCGGCGTTGACGTGGATGAGGTTCGGAATTTGGACGATTGTTGGAATCGCGGTGTACTTGGGATATGGAATGAAAAAGAGCCGCCTCGAAAACCTTCAGGCAGGACACCCGCTCACTACGAATTCCAAGTGA
- a CDS encoding gamma-glutamyl-gamma-aminobutyrate hydrolase family protein → MKPLIGVTPDFNAGDRKDWGGREATYFLRARYVRAVEELGGIPVVLPLVADRSSRKRLLDGIDGLLLTGSGPDLKPALYGERQRYKFSIVSERRTDFELDILRLARSSDKPVLAICGGMQAMNVAFGGTLFQDIPSQIAAPLQHRQATRATHLSHDVAIVHDSLLGRIVKAVTMRVNSSHHQSVKTVAPSLVPSAVAPDGIVEAIESAGRSFFLGIQWHPEFLFERYPAHRRLFEAFLRAARVHRAA, encoded by the coding sequence ATGAAACCGCTCATCGGCGTGACCCCAGACTTTAACGCCGGTGATCGGAAGGACTGGGGAGGCCGCGAAGCGACCTATTTTCTCCGCGCCCGATACGTTCGGGCCGTGGAAGAGCTTGGCGGCATTCCAGTCGTGCTCCCGTTGGTCGCCGACCGCAGCTCGCGCAAACGGTTGCTCGACGGTATCGACGGCCTGCTTCTCACGGGAAGCGGTCCGGACCTCAAGCCGGCGCTGTACGGTGAACGTCAACGGTACAAGTTCAGCATCGTCAGCGAACGAAGAACCGATTTCGAACTCGACATTCTTCGCCTGGCAAGATCCTCGGACAAGCCGGTTCTCGCCATTTGTGGAGGCATGCAAGCTATGAACGTCGCGTTCGGAGGGACCCTCTTCCAAGACATCCCTTCGCAGATCGCAGCACCGTTACAACATCGCCAAGCGACACGGGCCACCCATCTGAGCCATGACGTGGCAATTGTCCATGACAGCTTGTTGGGCAGGATTGTAAAAGCCGTCACGATGCGAGTGAACAGCTCCCACCATCAGTCCGTCAAGACCGTCGCCCCCTCCCTGGTGCCCAGTGCAGTGGCTCCCGATGGCATTGTGGAGGCGATCGAATCGGCTGGACGATCATTCTTCCTGGGCATTCAATGGCATCCCGAATTCCTGTTCGAGCGATATCCTGCGCATCGGCGTCTGTTTGAAGCCTTTTTGCGCGCGGCGCGTGTACACCGTGCGGCCTGA
- a CDS encoding Xaa-Pro peptidase family protein: MSAAHQERVAAIQRALRESCTSDGWLFYDFRGSDPLGYRVLLLDPAIHVTRRWYYWIPAEGAPTKLLHRIEPHVLDALPGDAITYLSWDEQRRSLARILSGHRIISMQYSPFNAVPYVSRVDAGTVELVRSCGVEVRTSADLIQTFEACWTDQQLESHQFAAAALRRIVDEAFDHIRAGVINGRNLTEYGLQQFILARIHAAGMVTSSAPIAAVNAHSADPHYGPSEVGSSGIKRDDFVLIDLWAKQAHASSVYADITWTAYAGQHVPRKHQEIFAIVRQGRDAALTFVQEAVKNGRYPLGCEVDDVCRGVIRTAGYGDQFLHRTGHSIGEEVHGNGANIDGLETQDDRRLMARTCFSIEPGVYLRGEFGVRSELDVYVGEREARVYGLPLQTELSPLL, translated from the coding sequence ATGTCGGCTGCGCATCAAGAACGAGTCGCCGCCATTCAGCGCGCGCTCCGCGAATCCTGCACGTCAGACGGATGGTTGTTCTATGATTTTCGCGGGAGCGATCCACTCGGATATCGGGTGCTTCTGCTCGATCCCGCCATACATGTGACCCGGCGCTGGTATTATTGGATCCCCGCAGAAGGTGCTCCGACGAAACTCCTTCACCGCATTGAGCCGCACGTGCTGGATGCTCTCCCCGGCGATGCCATCACGTATCTATCGTGGGACGAACAGCGCCGGTCTCTCGCCCGGATCTTGTCTGGTCACCGGATCATTTCCATGCAGTACTCGCCGTTCAATGCCGTCCCCTACGTATCACGGGTGGACGCCGGTACTGTGGAGTTGGTCAGAAGTTGTGGGGTCGAGGTGAGAACTTCGGCTGATTTGATTCAGACGTTCGAGGCCTGCTGGACCGACCAGCAGCTGGAATCCCATCAGTTTGCCGCCGCCGCCTTACGGCGTATCGTTGATGAGGCCTTCGACCATATCCGCGCCGGCGTCATCAACGGACGCAATCTGACTGAATACGGGCTTCAACAATTTATCCTCGCTCGGATCCATGCCGCCGGGATGGTGACGTCCAGCGCGCCAATTGCCGCCGTCAACGCCCATAGCGCCGATCCCCACTACGGTCCTTCGGAGGTTGGTTCCAGCGGCATCAAGCGAGATGATTTCGTCTTGATCGACCTATGGGCGAAGCAAGCTCACGCGTCATCGGTGTATGCGGACATTACGTGGACTGCCTATGCAGGTCAGCACGTTCCCCGGAAACATCAGGAGATCTTTGCAATTGTCAGGCAAGGCCGCGATGCCGCACTGACATTCGTCCAAGAAGCAGTAAAGAACGGGCGCTATCCGCTCGGATGTGAAGTGGATGACGTGTGTCGCGGGGTCATTCGGACGGCCGGGTATGGCGATCAATTTCTGCATCGGACCGGGCATTCTATCGGTGAGGAAGTGCATGGGAACGGAGCCAACATAGACGGTCTGGAAACCCAGGACGATCGCCGACTCATGGCCCGCACATGTTTTTCAATTGAACCTGGAGTCTATTTGAGGGGAGAGTTCGGCGTCAGAAGCGAGTTGGATGTCTACGTCGGCGAACGCGAAGCGCGCGTGTACGGACTGCCCCTTCAGACGGAATTGTCGCCTCTTCTCTGA